TGGTCAGTATGATCGGTACTCTTGCCCCTAATACAATGCCAGCAGCATCGGCATTGCTCATAAAGGTCAGTTGTTTCGCCAGAATATTGCCTGCTTCCAGATCGGGTACAAGTAAGATATCTGCATCACCTGCCACTATAGATTCGATTTTTTTGATACGGGCAGATTCAAAACTAATGGCGTTATCTAAGGCGAGCGGGCCATCGAGCGTTGCACCTGTGATTTGCCCTCTGTCGGACATCTTGCACAGGCTGGCCGCATCAAGCGTAGACAGAATTTTAGGATTAATGGTTTCTACTGCCGATAAAATCGCCACTTTAGGCTTAGCAATGCCAAGGACATGGGCAAGATCAATGGCGTTCTGGCAGATATCGAGCTTATCGAGCAGATCGGGGTAGATATTGATTGCGGCATCGGTTACCAACAGTGTTTTATGGTAAGTCGGCACATCCATAATGAAAACATGGCTGATGCGGCGCTCGGTACGCAGGCTGCTTTTTACGACGGCACTCATCAGCTCATCAGTATGTAGGCTGCCCTTCATCAGAATAAGCGCCTCACCACTAGTGACCAGCTCAACGGCCCTGCTGGCGGCGGCATGGCTGTGTGGTACATCTTCAATGCGTAAGCCCGCGATATTTAAACCATATTGCTCTGCTACGGCGAGGATTTTGTTTTTTGGCCCCACCAAAATAGGCTGCAACAGGCCCTGTGCCGCAGCATCAATGGCTACTTTAAGTGAGGATTCATCGCATGGATGGGCAATCGCCGCACTAAAGGTTGGCAGCTTGTCGCAGCGCTCCAGCAGCAGCTCGAATGCATTATGAGTCTGAACGCTTACAAGCCCAGCATCAGGGCGAACCAGCGTGATTTTTTCTGTGGGGGCAACGACCTTGGCGACGCCGGTCATAATCGTTTGACCATGCTGATTTAGGCAGAGGCAATCAAAGCTGATGATATGGTCTTCCGGAAATTTTTCCCGGACGGTGATACTGATTTCCAGCGTGTCGCCTAAAATGGCGGCAGTGTGAAACTGCAGACTTTGCCCCGCATAAACCGTTCCCGGCCCCGGTAACTGGCTGCCTAAAATGCCGGATACCTGCGCTCCCAGCCACATACCAGGCGCTGTGGCACCGCTAAACCCGGCATTGCTTGCAAAAGCGGCCTCAAGATGGGTGGGGTTGAAATCTCCGGCTACGGTGGCAAACAGCTGAATATCCCGCATGGCCAGTGT
This portion of the Iodobacter fluviatilis genome encodes:
- a CDS encoding bifunctional enoyl-CoA hydratase/phosphate acetyltransferase, which produces MITLQNRCFDEIEIGDYAGIQHTLAMRDIQLFATVAGDFNPTHLEAAFASNAGFSGATAPGMWLGAQVSGILGSQLPGPGTVYAGQSLQFHTAAILGDTLEISITVREKFPEDHIISFDCLCLNQHGQTIMTGVAKVVAPTEKITLVRPDAGLVSVQTHNAFELLLERCDKLPTFSAAIAHPCDESSLKVAIDAAAQGLLQPILVGPKNKILAVAEQYGLNIAGLRIEDVPHSHAAASRAVELVTSGEALILMKGSLHTDELMSAVVKSSLRTERRISHVFIMDVPTYHKTLLVTDAAINIYPDLLDKLDICQNAIDLAHVLGIAKPKVAILSAVETINPKILSTLDAASLCKMSDRGQITGATLDGPLALDNAISFESARIKKIESIVAGDADILLVPDLEAGNILAKQLTFMSNADAAGIVLGARVPIILTSRADNDRTKLASCAIACIITNAHNSPPPC